Proteins encoded by one window of Melospiza melodia melodia isolate bMelMel2 chromosome 9, bMelMel2.pri, whole genome shotgun sequence:
- the SEMA4G gene encoding semaphorin-4G isoform X2, giving the protein MSAGPAHLLTTLFMAAAAMGYPSRRSASDLDATPRTTVTFDELSGVRRFTAHTLNYSTLLLEDERGILYVGARGAIFALNSSDVADGSHHTIHWEASPEKRMDCLQKGKNNKTECFNHVRFLQRLNSTHLYACGTYAFHPLCAAIDANRFMLPSHFEEGKEKCPYDPARGYTGLIVDGGLYTATRYEFRSLPDIRRNLHQRPLKTEESPLHWLNDAEFVTSVLVRESRDSPVGDDDKIYYFFMERAGEETTSFFDKSQVARVARVARVCKSDVGGKKILQRKWTSFMKARLVCYIPYYEVLRSVCSLDGGGWASTVFYAAFTLSAQWRTMEASAVCRYDISAVQRAFEGPYMEYQDWARKWSRYDGAVPEPRPGSCITDHSRRKGYNSSQDLPNNVLDFVKLHPLMFEEVKPAGGEPLLVKKNVVYSQLAVDRVQALDGRSYDVLFMGTGDGWIHKAVVVNSGIHIVEEVQVFRDLQPVESLVISHIQRSLYVGAASGIVQVPLASCAKYSSCYDCILARDPYCAWDGRACRTIATTDSTGLVQDIQSGNKGCRSSSGRGSVLWKNRTVLQGDDVLLPCDQRSNLARAVWMMNGSEVLGTGQDRLRVGVDGLLVTDTLPQHSGEYRCYGEEQGLRTLLATYSLSVLPELPRSPTAAPSPHAASQTTNDMKVAYISAIVTLVVLCTVLSIILLYMSCLEKRKGKYVLGEPRPASVELQTVSANCLRKGHREEEEEELTYPDGCLRIIPGEAPTAATSPAKELPAATPPVPPPLPAELTNGVGALPNVLRKMNGNSYMLLQQQEEPLASPLYSASFTEELSKILEKRKHTQLVEKLDESSV; this is encoded by the exons ATGAGCGCAGGGCCGGCACATCTCCTGACAACTCTCTTCATGGCAGCGGCAGCCATGGGCTACCCGTCACGGCGCTCTGCCTCCGACCTGGATGCCACCCCCAGGACAACAGTCACCTTTGATG AGCTGTCGGGAGTCCGGCGCTTCACGGCGCACACCCTCAACTACAGCACGCTGCTGCTGGAGGACGAGCGGGGCATCCTCTACGTGGGCGCCAGGGGAGCCATCTTCGCCCTCAACTCCAGCGACGTGGCCGACGGCTCCCACCACACG ATCCACTGGGAAGCCTCCCCAGAGAAGAGGATGGACTGCCTACAGAAGGGCAAAAACAACAAG ACCGAGTGCTTCAACCACGTGCGGTTCCTGCAGCGGCTGAACAGCACCCACCTCTATGCCTGCGGGACCTACGCGTTCCACCCGCTCTGCGCCGCCATC GATGCCAACAGGTTCATGTTGCCATCTCACTTTGAAGAAGGCAAGGAGAAGTGTCCATATGACCCTGCCCGTGGCTACACTGGGCTCATTGTGG ATGGAGGCTTGTACACAGCAACACGCTACGAGTTTCGGAGCCTGCCCGACATTCGGAGGAACCTGCACCAGCGGCCACTGAAAACGGAGGAGTCCCCACTGCACTGgctgaatg ACGCTGAGTTTGTGACCTCTGTGCTGGTCCgggagagcagggacagccctgtggGTGACGATGATAAAATCTACTACTTCTTCATGGAGAGGGCAGGAGAGGAGACCACATCCTTCTTTGACAAGAGTCAGGTGGCCCGAGTGGCCCGGGTGGCCCGTGTTTGCAAG AGCGATGTGGGGGGGAAGAAGATACTGCAGCGCAAGTGGACGTCCTTCATGAAGGCACGCCTGGTCTGCTACATCCCCTACTACGAGGTGCTGCGCAGTGTCTGCAGTCTGGACGGGGGCGGCTGGGCCAGCACTGTCTTCTATGCTGCCTTCACACTCTCGGCACAGTG GAGGACCATGGAGGCCTCGGCCGTGTGCCGCTACGACATCTCGGCGGTGCAGCGTGCATTCGAGGGCCCCTACATGGAGTACCAGGACTGGGCTCGCAAATGGTCCCGCTACGATGGCGCAGTGcccgagccccggcccggctcc TGCATCACGGACCACTCCCGCAGGAAGGGCTACAACTCCTCGCAGGACCTGCCCAACAATGTCCTGGACTTTGTCAAGCTGCACCCACTCATGTTTGAGGAGGTGAAGCCAGCTGGCGGGGAGCCGCTCCTGGTGAAGAAGAACGTGGTGTACAGCCAGCTGGCTGTAGACAGGGTGCAGGCCCTGGATGGCCGCTCCTACGATGTGCTCTTCATGGGGACAG gcGATGGCTGGATCCACAAGGCTGTGGTGGTGAACTCTGGCATCCACATTGTGGAGGAGGTGCAGGTGTTCAgggacctgcagcctgtggagagcCTGGTGATCTCCCACATCCAG AGGAGCCTGTACGTGGGGGCAGCCAGCGGGATCGTGCAGGTGCCCCTGGCCTCCTGTGCCAAGTACTCCTCTTGCTATGACTGCATCCTCGCCCGGGACCCCTACTGTGCCTGGGATGGCAGGGCATGCCGCACCATCGCCACCACAGACAG cacagggctggtgcAGGACATTCAAAGTGGCAACAAGGGATGCCGGAGCAGCTCTGGACGGG GCTCCGTGCTGTGGAAGAACCGGACGGTGCTGCAGGGGGACGATGTGCTGCTGCCCTGTGACCAGCGCTCCAACCTGGCCCGAGCCGTGTGGATGATGAACGGCAGCGAAGTGCTGGGCACGGGGCAGGACCGGCTGCGCGTGGGGGTGGACGGGCTGCTGGTGACGGAcacgctgccccagcacagcggcGAGTACCGCTGCTACGGCGAGGAGCAGGGTCTCCGGACACTGTTGGCTACCTACAGTCTCTCCGTGCTGCCCGAGCTGCCCCGCAGCCCTACGGCTGCCCCATCACCCCATGCCGCCAGCCAGACGACCAACGACATGAAGGTGGCTTACATTTCTGCCATCGTCACCTTGGTGGTGCTCTGCACCGTGCTCAGCATCATCCTCCTGTACATGTCCTGCCTGGAGAAGCGCAAGGGCAAGTATGTGCTAGGGGAGCCGCGGCCAGCCAGTGTGGAGCTGCAGACCGTCTCGGCTAACTGCCTGCGCAAGGgccacagggaggaggaggaggaagagctcaCCTACCCCGACGGCTGCCTGCGGATCATCCCCGGCGAGGCGCCCACGGCTGCCACCTCCCCAGCCAAGGAGCTGCCGGCTGCCacgcccccagtgccacccccgctGCCAGCTGAGCTCACCAACGGCGTGGGGGCTCTGCCCAACGTCCTGCGCAAGATGAACGGCAACAGCTACAtgttg
- the SEMA4G gene encoding semaphorin-4G isoform X1, with amino-acid sequence MSAGPAHLLTTLFMAAAAMGYPSRRSASDLDATPRTTVTFDELSGVRRFTAHTLNYSTLLLEDERGILYVGARGAIFALNSSDVADGSHHTIHWEASPEKRMDCLQKGKNNKTECFNHVRFLQRLNSTHLYACGTYAFHPLCAAIDANRFMLPSHFEEGKEKCPYDPARGYTGLIVDGGLYTATRYEFRSLPDIRRNLHQRPLKTEESPLHWLNDAEFVTSVLVRESRDSPVGDDDKIYYFFMERAGEETTSFFDKSQVARVARVARVCKSDVGGKKILQRKWTSFMKARLVCYIPYYEVLRSVCSLDGGGWASTVFYAAFTLSAQWRTMEASAVCRYDISAVQRAFEGPYMEYQDWARKWSRYDGAVPEPRPGSCITDHSRRKGYNSSQDLPNNVLDFVKLHPLMFEEVKPAGGEPLLVKKNVVYSQLAVDRVQALDGRSYDVLFMGTGDGWIHKAVVVNSGIHIVEEVQVFRDLQPVESLVISHIQRSLYVGAASGIVQVPLASCAKYSSCYDCILARDPYCAWDGRACRTIATTDSTGLVQDIQSGNKGCRSSSGRVRVPTGSVLWKNRTVLQGDDVLLPCDQRSNLARAVWMMNGSEVLGTGQDRLRVGVDGLLVTDTLPQHSGEYRCYGEEQGLRTLLATYSLSVLPELPRSPTAAPSPHAASQTTNDMKVAYISAIVTLVVLCTVLSIILLYMSCLEKRKGKYVLGEPRPASVELQTVSANCLRKGHREEEEEELTYPDGCLRIIPGEAPTAATSPAKELPAATPPVPPPLPAELTNGVGALPNVLRKMNGNSYMLLQQQEEPLASPLYSASFTEELSKILEKRKHTQLVEKLDESSV; translated from the exons ATGAGCGCAGGGCCGGCACATCTCCTGACAACTCTCTTCATGGCAGCGGCAGCCATGGGCTACCCGTCACGGCGCTCTGCCTCCGACCTGGATGCCACCCCCAGGACAACAGTCACCTTTGATG AGCTGTCGGGAGTCCGGCGCTTCACGGCGCACACCCTCAACTACAGCACGCTGCTGCTGGAGGACGAGCGGGGCATCCTCTACGTGGGCGCCAGGGGAGCCATCTTCGCCCTCAACTCCAGCGACGTGGCCGACGGCTCCCACCACACG ATCCACTGGGAAGCCTCCCCAGAGAAGAGGATGGACTGCCTACAGAAGGGCAAAAACAACAAG ACCGAGTGCTTCAACCACGTGCGGTTCCTGCAGCGGCTGAACAGCACCCACCTCTATGCCTGCGGGACCTACGCGTTCCACCCGCTCTGCGCCGCCATC GATGCCAACAGGTTCATGTTGCCATCTCACTTTGAAGAAGGCAAGGAGAAGTGTCCATATGACCCTGCCCGTGGCTACACTGGGCTCATTGTGG ATGGAGGCTTGTACACAGCAACACGCTACGAGTTTCGGAGCCTGCCCGACATTCGGAGGAACCTGCACCAGCGGCCACTGAAAACGGAGGAGTCCCCACTGCACTGgctgaatg ACGCTGAGTTTGTGACCTCTGTGCTGGTCCgggagagcagggacagccctgtggGTGACGATGATAAAATCTACTACTTCTTCATGGAGAGGGCAGGAGAGGAGACCACATCCTTCTTTGACAAGAGTCAGGTGGCCCGAGTGGCCCGGGTGGCCCGTGTTTGCAAG AGCGATGTGGGGGGGAAGAAGATACTGCAGCGCAAGTGGACGTCCTTCATGAAGGCACGCCTGGTCTGCTACATCCCCTACTACGAGGTGCTGCGCAGTGTCTGCAGTCTGGACGGGGGCGGCTGGGCCAGCACTGTCTTCTATGCTGCCTTCACACTCTCGGCACAGTG GAGGACCATGGAGGCCTCGGCCGTGTGCCGCTACGACATCTCGGCGGTGCAGCGTGCATTCGAGGGCCCCTACATGGAGTACCAGGACTGGGCTCGCAAATGGTCCCGCTACGATGGCGCAGTGcccgagccccggcccggctcc TGCATCACGGACCACTCCCGCAGGAAGGGCTACAACTCCTCGCAGGACCTGCCCAACAATGTCCTGGACTTTGTCAAGCTGCACCCACTCATGTTTGAGGAGGTGAAGCCAGCTGGCGGGGAGCCGCTCCTGGTGAAGAAGAACGTGGTGTACAGCCAGCTGGCTGTAGACAGGGTGCAGGCCCTGGATGGCCGCTCCTACGATGTGCTCTTCATGGGGACAG gcGATGGCTGGATCCACAAGGCTGTGGTGGTGAACTCTGGCATCCACATTGTGGAGGAGGTGCAGGTGTTCAgggacctgcagcctgtggagagcCTGGTGATCTCCCACATCCAG AGGAGCCTGTACGTGGGGGCAGCCAGCGGGATCGTGCAGGTGCCCCTGGCCTCCTGTGCCAAGTACTCCTCTTGCTATGACTGCATCCTCGCCCGGGACCCCTACTGTGCCTGGGATGGCAGGGCATGCCGCACCATCGCCACCACAGACAG cacagggctggtgcAGGACATTCAAAGTGGCAACAAGGGATGCCGGAGCAGCTCTGGACGGG TGCGTGTCCCCACAGGCTCCGTGCTGTGGAAGAACCGGACGGTGCTGCAGGGGGACGATGTGCTGCTGCCCTGTGACCAGCGCTCCAACCTGGCCCGAGCCGTGTGGATGATGAACGGCAGCGAAGTGCTGGGCACGGGGCAGGACCGGCTGCGCGTGGGGGTGGACGGGCTGCTGGTGACGGAcacgctgccccagcacagcggcGAGTACCGCTGCTACGGCGAGGAGCAGGGTCTCCGGACACTGTTGGCTACCTACAGTCTCTCCGTGCTGCCCGAGCTGCCCCGCAGCCCTACGGCTGCCCCATCACCCCATGCCGCCAGCCAGACGACCAACGACATGAAGGTGGCTTACATTTCTGCCATCGTCACCTTGGTGGTGCTCTGCACCGTGCTCAGCATCATCCTCCTGTACATGTCCTGCCTGGAGAAGCGCAAGGGCAAGTATGTGCTAGGGGAGCCGCGGCCAGCCAGTGTGGAGCTGCAGACCGTCTCGGCTAACTGCCTGCGCAAGGgccacagggaggaggaggaggaagagctcaCCTACCCCGACGGCTGCCTGCGGATCATCCCCGGCGAGGCGCCCACGGCTGCCACCTCCCCAGCCAAGGAGCTGCCGGCTGCCacgcccccagtgccacccccgctGCCAGCTGAGCTCACCAACGGCGTGGGGGCTCTGCCCAACGTCCTGCGCAAGATGAACGGCAACAGCTACAtgttg